From Xiphophorus hellerii strain 12219 chromosome 6, Xiphophorus_hellerii-4.1, whole genome shotgun sequence, the proteins below share one genomic window:
- the greb1l gene encoding GREB1-like protein isoform X2 has protein sequence MLHIAHLGAPFFFVLSQIMGNSYAGQLKSARFEEALHNSIEASLRSSSGDPQPIFTQLYLEPEAYPDVKSKADMPLQGEEGQDPLNSHSSNDMEELEDDDDSDSSSPPLPYLQTPAPDGCCTLDGIISTGFCQAGKDLRLVTIAAEPIEVPAGFELVGAKSPSIPEHILVCAVDRRFLPDENGKNALLGFSGNCVGCGEKGFRYFTEFSNHINLKLSTQPKKQKHLKYYLVKNSQGALCKGPLICWKACPLLAFLDSKTRQFSSSVLTSKPSSSSSLSSKENGGTSGHSSSPFSLSDSPPTRMAQASSVFFGSQDLGRDCSFLKPLASTPGNKTLPIVPTALRVNGPTNGLGVDVHTSLLSPSQVSLVPQAQGYRTPDLGDSPVSSAMNSGPPKKRHRSWHPSTLVPVPPTAVPVPAIRPIVGSPGSVLAVSSPQPLAAGVIQPQPVNAGETVIVPENLLNSSGVRPVILIGHGTLPYFYGNVGNIVVSPLLVSCYKSSQLTEKNLETLGLHSSQMLSVEMMILLTLQYLARLASNQIPLREELEQIVLKAMLCCPGNPAISPSQLPWLARLEASVSGGSVQVVVTHNSLGEGISESLRSLSEGPQHQQRLPTYVVIICASKMNGNEFCVLVLGKYQARALAEGMLTTNEFLKEISYELITGKVGVLASHFKTTSLGDNLDKQLVRYQRRRKGQVIQPYQGDVTENIHSQEPASMSPPPDTVELLNRVFQIYPAQLTVARSLLSQVCSIADSGTQNLDLGRFCKVDFLVLVPPSHILVHQTAQRIRQSGVLVDLGNEDTSTAHQKSEKYVVRLDADVHTKMEAFMKKVKQNPYTLFVLIHDNSHVDLTSALSGSVCHGELQGLADRVVNCQEVLDAMNLLVLQVSCFPYTLQTHQSRISLHNEIHWPSSDHLQREQPPHELVYFGLRDYSCSLQWGVASPILRCDDAFEKMVHTLLERHPHLHSMVIRSYLLIQQYTEAMMALTSSPSLRDHITPETLAMVEDLINAPSREGSQGRGHMLLVRVPSLQLAMLARERLEDVRDKLGLQLCFAVLLGSPASELNLSRNFINFLRTWRGFQNEEWVPHTYEDLEGLPCIIILTGKDPLGETFPRSLKYTDLRLIDSSYLTRTALEQEVGLACTYVSLDVVQESKTSTAPRESDGEKTTGSLNDGDELERPQSNGSAATRTSGSLAENGVSSSDLADSFQKPSTSTSQPEGLVTSDVATLTEGFKQECDSLGSQLSSNPLKAPNAPPSNYSSSSSSSPSTSSSSTQRPSQSTQCGRASKCSRVSPRTVILSRAAYNLLSGESGSQLSSFSLLPHADVSWSSPLRPLITHNLQRADQSLYYRQWTVARQHHADYEAPPVPHPRRLLLSGPPQVGKTGAYLQFLRILFRMLIRLLEVDVYDDEEDEEAETTDATTPANTQWPDIEDIRKLPFDPNPRDPKFRKASPVYSDKMPKLFKAEFKKEGENQTQGKRVTKSIRLSRFAAHNAFHHCEQCHQYCEAVPTTQLSECSLHAFTFCSSMLGEEVQLQFFIPKAKEQHFVFSHQGSHLESLRLPLVSTKDPDLLKSPIFTPTTGRQEHGLLNLFHTMEGVTHLHILVVKQFEMPHYRKYWPNHILLVLPAMFNSAGVGAARFMIKELSYHNLELERNRLEEQGVKRQDVWPFIVMMDDSCVLWSTFQPTDGSETSDGSSGITNVSLKTVLQHMENTPKISLYAICGVRKWSSSLAHKTPQHSFGRCHLHDLVLLNVDLTQNVQYDLNRYDCEEVDFNLRVNSSGLLICRFNNIFLMKKHIPVGGKKDFVVKPKLVEIENKAPISPSQYVCAPDSEQTLLDAPAQFLLENFLQSCSHRLFPKAVQNRNNPVLSIDSYLNLSPEISVCYINSRPHSTNLNHQGLVFSGLLLYLCDSFVVSGLLKNFRFLKGATLCVICQDRSSLRQTIVRLELEDEWQFRLRDEFQTANCSEDRPLYFLTGRHV, from the exons ATGTAAAGTCAAAAGCTGACATGCCACTCCAGGGTGAGGAGGGTCAAGATCCTCTGAACAGTCACTCTTCCAATGAtatggaggagctggaggatgATGACGACTCCGACAGCAGCAGCCCTCCACTTCCCTACCTGCAAACTCCTGCGCCTGATGGTTGCTGCACACTCGATGGTATCATCTCAACAG GATTTTGTCAGGCTGGAAAGGACCTCCGTCTTGTCACCATAGCAGCAGAGCCCATTGAAGTCCCAGCAGGCTTCGAGCTAGTCGGTGCCAAGTCTCCCAGCATCCCCGAGCACATTCTGGTGTGTGCCGTGGACCGCCGCTTTTTGCCCGACGAGAATGGGAAAAATGCACTTTTAG GTTTTTCAGGAAACTGTGTTGGCTGTGGTGAAAAGggtttcagatatttcacagaGTTTTCTAATCACATCAACCTGAAGTTATCCACCCAACCCAAGAAGCAGAAGCACTTAAAATACTACCTGGTGAAGAATTCACAGGGTGCTCTGTGCAAAGGACCCCTTATCTGCTGGAAAG CTTGTCCTCTGCTTGCTTTCCTAGACAGTAAAACCCGCCAGTTTTCCAGCAGCGTTTTGACCTCCAAACCGAGTTCATCCTCGTCTCTGAGCAGCAAAGAAAACGGTGGCACCAGTGGACACAGCTCGTCCCCCTTCTCCCTCTCAG ATTCCCCGCCCACTCGGATGGCACAAGCTTCCTCTGTCTTTTTTGGCAGTCAGGATCTTGGAAGGGACTGTAGTTTCCTCAAACCTCTGGCCTCCACTCCCGGAAACAAAACATTGCCTATAG TACCCACGGCTCTTAGGGTGAACGGTCCAACGAACGGCCTGGGTGTTGATGTCCACACTTCGTTGCTGAGCCCCTCGCAGGTCTCCTTGGTTCCGCAGGCTCAGGGGTATCGCACTCCTGATTTAGGAGACAGTCCTG TATCCTCTGCAATGAACTCCGGTCCCCCGAAGAAGCGCCATCGCAGCTGGCATCCCAGCACCTTGGTCCCAGTCCCACCAACGGCTGTCCCTGTGCCGGCAATTCGTCCAATAGTTGGCTCTCCAG GTTCTGTATTAGCCGTGTCCTCTCCTCAGCCGCTGGCAGCTGGTGTCATTCAGCCCCAGCCTGTCAACGCAGGAGAAACGGTCATCGTTCCTGAAAACCTGCTCAACTCTTCAGGCGTTCGTCCCGTCATCCTCATTG GGCATGGCACTTTACCTTATTTCTATGGGAACGTTGGCAATATAGTGGTGAGCCCTCTGCTGGTCAGCTGCTATAAGAGCAGCcagctgacagaaaaaaacctgGAGACGTTGGGTCTCCACAGCAGCCAGATGCTCAGTGTGGAGATGATGATTCTGCTCACTTTGCAGTATCTTGCACGTTTAG CTTCAAACCAGATTCCTCTGAGGGAGGAGCTGGAGCAGATCGTCTTAAAGGCCATGCTGTGCTGTCCTGGGAATCCGGCCATCTCCCCATCCCAGCTTCCATGGCTGGCTCGACTGGAAGCGAGCGTCTCCGGGGGCAGCGTGCAGGTCGTGGTAACCCACAATTCTTTGGGGGAGGGAATTTCTGAGTCCCTGCGCTCTCTCAGTGAGGGTCCTCAGCATCAGCAGCGTCTGCCAACCTACGTTGTCATTATATGTGCGTCGAAAATGAATGGCAACGAGTTCTGTGTGCTTGTTTTAG GAAAGTACCAAGCACGCGCTTTAGCTGAAGGAATGCTCACAACCAACGAGTTTCTGAAGGAAATCAGCTACGAACTCATCACAGGGAAAGTCGGTGTCCTGGCATCTCATTTCAAAACAACCTCGCTTG gggACAATCTTGACAAGCAGCTCGTCCGATATCAGCGCAGACGGAAAGGACAGGTCATCCAGCCCTACCAGGGCGATGTCACTGAGAACATCCACTCACAGGAGCCTGCCAGCATGTCACCCCCACCAGACACAG TGGAGCTCCTAAATAGAGTCTTTCAGATCTATCCGGCCCAGCTGACTGTGGCTCGAAGTCTTCTCTCTCAAGTCTGCTCCATTGCTGATTCAGGGACCCAGAATCTGGATTTAGGTCGCTTTTGTAAAGTGGactttctggttctggttcctccatCTCACATTCTAGTGCACCAGACGGCCCAGCGCATCCGACAATCAG GAGTCCTTGTGGATTTGGGAAATGAAGATACGTCCACAGCCCACCAGAAATCAGAAAAGTATGTGGTGCGTCTAGACGCTGATGTTCACACCAAGATGGAGGCCTTCATGaagaaagtgaaacaaaacCCCTACACCTTGTTTGTCCTCATCCATGACAACTCACACGTTGACCTCACAAG TGCCCTATCAGGCTCTGTGTGCCACGGAGAGCTGCAGGGTCTGGCTGACCGGGTGGTGAACTGCCAGGAAGTCCTGGACGCCATGAACCTCTTGGTTCTGCAGGTCAGCTGCTTCCCTTACACCCTGCAGACCCACCAGTCCCGGATCAGCCTCCACAATGAAATTCACTGGCCATCCAGTGACCATTTG CAGAGGGAGCAACCTCCTCATGAGTTGGTCTACTTTGGCCTGAGAGACTACAGCTGCTCCCTGCAGTGGGGCGTGGCCAGCCCCATCCTGCGCTGTGACGACGCGTTTGAGAAGATGGTTCATACTCTCTTAGAGAG ACATCCCCACCTGCACAGCATGGTGATTCGCAGCTACCTGCTGATTCAGCAATACACAGAGGCCATGATGGCCCTGACCTCTTCCCCGTCCCTGAGGGATCACATAACCCCGGAGACCCTGGCCATGGTGGAGGACCTGATAAACGCTCCGAGTCGAGAGGGCTCCCAGGGCCGTGGCCACATGCTGCTGGTACGTGTCCCCTCGCTGCAGCTGGCGATGTTGGCCCGAGAGAGACTGGAAGATGTGAGGGACAAGCTGGGATTGCAGCTGTGCTTCGCAGTACTGCTGGGAAGTCCAGCGTCTGAACTCAACCTGTCCAGAAACTTCATCAACTTCCTCAGG ACGTGGAGAGGCTTTCAGAATGAAGAATGGGTACCACACACATATGAGGATCTGGAGGGGCTGCCCTGCATCATCATTCTCACAGGGAAAGACCCACTTGGAGAAACCTTCCCCCG GTCTCTGAAATATACGGACTTGCGTCTGATAGACTCCAGCTACCTTACCCGTACCGCCCTGGAGCAGGAGGTGGGTCTTGCCTGCACCTATGTTTCTCTGGATGTGGTCCAGGAGTCCAAGACTTCTACGGCTCCTCGGGAATCAGATGGAGAGAAAACCACAGGCAGCCTGAATGACGGGGATGAGCTGGAGAGACCTCAGAGCAACGGCAGCGCTGCAACCAGAACATCTG GCTCACTGGCAGAGAATGGAGTCAGTTCATCTGACTTGGCCGATTCGTTCCAGAAGCCCTCCACTTCCACCTCCCAACCCGAAGGCCTCGTCACCTCAGATGTGGCCACACTAACCGAAGGATTCAAGCAAGAGTGTGACTCTCTGGGAAGCCAGCTCTCCTCCAACCCTCTGAAAGCCCCCAACGCCCCTCCATCCAATTACTCTagctcctcctcgtcctccccctccacctcttcctcttCCACACAGAGGCCCAGCCAGTCCACGCAGTGCGGACGAGCATCCAAGTGCTCCAGGGTGTCGCCGCGAACAGTCATCCTGTCACGGGCGGCGTACAACCTGCTGTCAGGGGAGTCGGGGAGTCAGCTGAGCTCCTTCTCACTTCTGCCTCACGCAGATGTGTCCTGGAGCAGTCCGCTGAGGCCGCTCATCACACACAACCTGCAGAGGGCAGACCAGAGCCTGTACTACCGCCAGTGGACTGTTGCCAGGCAGCATCACGCTGATTATGAAGCACCACCTGTGCCGCATCCACGACGCCTGCTCCTCAGCGGACCTCCACAA GTGGGAAAAACTGGTGCTTACCTGCAGTTTCTACGCATCCTGTTTCGTATGCTCATTAGACTGCTTGAGGTTGATGTTTATGATGACGAAGAAGATGAGGAGGCAG AAACTACAGATGCTACGACTCCAGCAAACACGCAGTGGCCCGACATTGAGGATATCCGAAAGCTGCCCTTTGACCCCAATCCCAGAGATCCTAAATTCAGGAAGGCCAGCCCGGTTTACTCTGATAAGATGCCAAAGTTATTTAAAG CAGAGTTTAAGAAAGAAGGAGAGAACCAAACACAAGGCAAGAGAGTGACCAAGTCAATACGTCTAAGCCGGTTTGCTGCCCATAATGCCTTTCACCACTGTGAGCAGTGTCATCAATACTGTGAGGCAGTTCCTACTACACAG CTGTCGGAGTGCTCCTTACACGCTTTTACCTTCTGCTCATCCATGCTGGGAGAGGAGGTCCAGCTCCAGTTTTTCATTCCTAAAGCCAAGGAGCAGCACTTTGTTTTCAGTCATCAGGGGAGCCATCTGGAAAGTTTACGACTGCCTCTCGTCTCCACAAAG GACCCTGATCTTTTGAAGAGTCCAATCTTCACCCCGACAACAGGACGCCAAGAGCATGGGCTGCTCAACCTCTTCCACACCATGGAGGGCGTCACTCATCTGCACATCCTGGTGGTCAAACAGTTTGAGATGCCGCACTACAGGAAGTACTGGCCCAATCACATCCTGCTCGTCCTTCCAGCAATGTTCAACAGTGCCGGAGTTG GTGCTGCTCGCTTCATGATCAAAGAGCTGTCATACCACAACCTAGAGCTGGAGAGGAACCGCCTGGAGGAGCAAGGTGTCAAGAGACAAGATGTATGGCCTTTCATTGTCATGATGGACGACTCGTGTGTGCTGTGGAGCACCTTCCAGCCGACAGATGGAAG tgAAACCTCAGATGGAAGCTCAGGCATCACCAATGTGTCTTTGAAAACAGTGCTGCAGCACATGGAGAACACACCCAAAATCTCCCTGTATGCTATCTGCGGTGTCCGCAAGTGGAGCAGCAGCCTGGCCCACAAGACTCCCCAACACTCCTTCGGTCGGTGTCACCTCCATGACCTTGTCCTCCTTAATGTGGACCTGACACAGAATGTTCAATATGACCTCAATCG GTACGATTGTGAGGAGGTGGACTTTAATCTGAGGGTGAACAGCAGCGGGTTGCTGATATGCCGctttaacaacattttcctGATGAAAAAACACATTCCAGTTGGGGGAAAGAAAGATTTTGTTGTCAAACCGAAGCTTGTG GAAATCGAAAACAAGGCTCCGATCAGCCCGTCTCAGTATGTCTGTGCCCCAGACAGCGAACAGACCCTATTAGACGCCCCGGCTCAGTTCCTGCTGGAAAACttcctgcagagctgcagccacAGACTGTTTCCGAAAGCTGTTCAGAACAGAAACAACCCAGTACTGTCCATCGATAGTTACCTCAACCTCAGCCCAGAG ATTTCTGTGTGCTACATCAACTCACGCCCACACTCCACCAATCTCAACCATCAGGGTCTGGTGTTCAGTGGCCTGCTACTTTACCTTTGTGACTCCTTTGTTGTTTCTGGACTCCTCAAGAACTTCCGCTTCCTGAAAG GCGCCACCCTCTGTGTGATCTGCCAGGACAGAAGTTCCCTGCGTCAGACCATCGTCCGGCTGGAGCTGGAGGACGAGTGGCAGTTTCGTTTGCGGGACGAGTTTCAGACGGCCAACTGTAGCGAGGATCGGCCCCTCTACTTCCTGACCGGCCGCCATGTTTGA
- the greb1l gene encoding GREB1-like protein isoform X10, whose amino-acid sequence MQTVDKLDSISVPTALRVNGPTNGLGVDVHTSLLSPSQVSLVPQAQGYRTPDLGDSPVSSAMNSGPPKKRHRSWHPSTLVPVPPTAVPVPAIRPIVGSPGSVLAVSSPQPLAAGVIQPQPVNAGETVIVPENLLNSSGVRPVILIGHGTLPYFYGNVGNIVVSPLLVSCYKSSQLTEKNLETLGLHSSQMLSVEMMILLTLQYLARLASNQIPLREELEQIVLKAMLCCPGNPAISPSQLPWLARLEASVSGGSVQVVVTHNSLGEGISESLRSLSEGPQHQQRLPTYVVIICASKMNGNEFCVLVLGKYQARALAEGMLTTNEFLKEISYELITGKVGVLASHFKTTSLGDNLDKQLVRYQRRRKGQVIQPYQGDVTENIHSQEPASMSPPPDTVELLNRVFQIYPAQLTVARSLLSQVCSIADSGTQNLDLGRFCKVDFLVLVPPSHILVHQTAQRIRQSGVLVDLGNEDTSTAHQKSEKYVVRLDADVHTKMEAFMKKVKQNPYTLFVLIHDNSHVDLTSALSGSVCHGELQGLADRVVNCQEVLDAMNLLVLQVSCFPYTLQTHQSRISLHNEIHWPSSDHLQREQPPHELVYFGLRDYSCSLQWGVASPILRCDDAFEKMVHTLLERHPHLHSMVIRSYLLIQQYTEAMMALTSSPSLRDHITPETLAMVEDLINAPSREGSQGRGHMLLVRVPSLQLAMLARERLEDVRDKLGLQLCFAVLLGSPASELNLSRNFINFLRTWRGFQNEEWVPHTYEDLEGLPCIIILTGKDPLGETFPRSLKYTDLRLIDSSYLTRTALEQEVGLACTYVSLDVVQESKTSTAPRESDGEKTTGSLNDGDELERPQSNGSAATRTSGSLAENGVSSSDLADSFQKPSTSTSQPEGLVTSDVATLTEGFKQECDSLGSQLSSNPLKAPNAPPSNYSSSSSSSPSTSSSSTQRPSQSTQCGRASKCSRVSPRTVILSRAAYNLLSGESGSQLSSFSLLPHADVSWSSPLRPLITHNLQRADQSLYYRQWTVARQHHADYEAPPVPHPRRLLLSGPPQVGKTGAYLQFLRILFRMLIRLLEVDVYDDEEDEEAETTDATTPANTQWPDIEDIRKLPFDPNPRDPKFRKASPVYSDKMPKLFKAEFKKEGENQTQGKRVTKSIRLSRFAAHNAFHHCEQCHQYCEAVPTTQLSECSLHAFTFCSSMLGEEVQLQFFIPKAKEQHFVFSHQGSHLESLRLPLVSTKDPDLLKSPIFTPTTGRQEHGLLNLFHTMEGVTHLHILVVKQFEMPHYRKYWPNHILLVLPAMFNSAGVGAARFMIKELSYHNLELERNRLEEQGVKRQDVWPFIVMMDDSCVLWSTFQPTDGSETSDGSSGITNVSLKTVLQHMENTPKISLYAICGVRKWSSSLAHKTPQHSFGRCHLHDLVLLNVDLTQNVQYDLNRYDCEEVDFNLRVNSSGLLICRFNNIFLMKKHIPVGGKKDFVVKPKLVEIENKAPISPSQYVCAPDSEQTLLDAPAQFLLENFLQSCSHRLFPKAVQNRNNPVLSIDSYLNLSPEISVCYINSRPHSTNLNHQGLVFSGLLLYLCDSFVVSGLLKNFRFLKGATLCVICQDRSSLRQTIVRLELEDEWQFRLRDEFQTANCSEDRPLYFLTGRHV is encoded by the exons ATGCAAACTGTTGATAAGCTAGACTCTATTTCTG TACCCACGGCTCTTAGGGTGAACGGTCCAACGAACGGCCTGGGTGTTGATGTCCACACTTCGTTGCTGAGCCCCTCGCAGGTCTCCTTGGTTCCGCAGGCTCAGGGGTATCGCACTCCTGATTTAGGAGACAGTCCTG TATCCTCTGCAATGAACTCCGGTCCCCCGAAGAAGCGCCATCGCAGCTGGCATCCCAGCACCTTGGTCCCAGTCCCACCAACGGCTGTCCCTGTGCCGGCAATTCGTCCAATAGTTGGCTCTCCAG GTTCTGTATTAGCCGTGTCCTCTCCTCAGCCGCTGGCAGCTGGTGTCATTCAGCCCCAGCCTGTCAACGCAGGAGAAACGGTCATCGTTCCTGAAAACCTGCTCAACTCTTCAGGCGTTCGTCCCGTCATCCTCATTG GGCATGGCACTTTACCTTATTTCTATGGGAACGTTGGCAATATAGTGGTGAGCCCTCTGCTGGTCAGCTGCTATAAGAGCAGCcagctgacagaaaaaaacctgGAGACGTTGGGTCTCCACAGCAGCCAGATGCTCAGTGTGGAGATGATGATTCTGCTCACTTTGCAGTATCTTGCACGTTTAG CTTCAAACCAGATTCCTCTGAGGGAGGAGCTGGAGCAGATCGTCTTAAAGGCCATGCTGTGCTGTCCTGGGAATCCGGCCATCTCCCCATCCCAGCTTCCATGGCTGGCTCGACTGGAAGCGAGCGTCTCCGGGGGCAGCGTGCAGGTCGTGGTAACCCACAATTCTTTGGGGGAGGGAATTTCTGAGTCCCTGCGCTCTCTCAGTGAGGGTCCTCAGCATCAGCAGCGTCTGCCAACCTACGTTGTCATTATATGTGCGTCGAAAATGAATGGCAACGAGTTCTGTGTGCTTGTTTTAG GAAAGTACCAAGCACGCGCTTTAGCTGAAGGAATGCTCACAACCAACGAGTTTCTGAAGGAAATCAGCTACGAACTCATCACAGGGAAAGTCGGTGTCCTGGCATCTCATTTCAAAACAACCTCGCTTG gggACAATCTTGACAAGCAGCTCGTCCGATATCAGCGCAGACGGAAAGGACAGGTCATCCAGCCCTACCAGGGCGATGTCACTGAGAACATCCACTCACAGGAGCCTGCCAGCATGTCACCCCCACCAGACACAG TGGAGCTCCTAAATAGAGTCTTTCAGATCTATCCGGCCCAGCTGACTGTGGCTCGAAGTCTTCTCTCTCAAGTCTGCTCCATTGCTGATTCAGGGACCCAGAATCTGGATTTAGGTCGCTTTTGTAAAGTGGactttctggttctggttcctccatCTCACATTCTAGTGCACCAGACGGCCCAGCGCATCCGACAATCAG GAGTCCTTGTGGATTTGGGAAATGAAGATACGTCCACAGCCCACCAGAAATCAGAAAAGTATGTGGTGCGTCTAGACGCTGATGTTCACACCAAGATGGAGGCCTTCATGaagaaagtgaaacaaaacCCCTACACCTTGTTTGTCCTCATCCATGACAACTCACACGTTGACCTCACAAG TGCCCTATCAGGCTCTGTGTGCCACGGAGAGCTGCAGGGTCTGGCTGACCGGGTGGTGAACTGCCAGGAAGTCCTGGACGCCATGAACCTCTTGGTTCTGCAGGTCAGCTGCTTCCCTTACACCCTGCAGACCCACCAGTCCCGGATCAGCCTCCACAATGAAATTCACTGGCCATCCAGTGACCATTTG CAGAGGGAGCAACCTCCTCATGAGTTGGTCTACTTTGGCCTGAGAGACTACAGCTGCTCCCTGCAGTGGGGCGTGGCCAGCCCCATCCTGCGCTGTGACGACGCGTTTGAGAAGATGGTTCATACTCTCTTAGAGAG ACATCCCCACCTGCACAGCATGGTGATTCGCAGCTACCTGCTGATTCAGCAATACACAGAGGCCATGATGGCCCTGACCTCTTCCCCGTCCCTGAGGGATCACATAACCCCGGAGACCCTGGCCATGGTGGAGGACCTGATAAACGCTCCGAGTCGAGAGGGCTCCCAGGGCCGTGGCCACATGCTGCTGGTACGTGTCCCCTCGCTGCAGCTGGCGATGTTGGCCCGAGAGAGACTGGAAGATGTGAGGGACAAGCTGGGATTGCAGCTGTGCTTCGCAGTACTGCTGGGAAGTCCAGCGTCTGAACTCAACCTGTCCAGAAACTTCATCAACTTCCTCAGG ACGTGGAGAGGCTTTCAGAATGAAGAATGGGTACCACACACATATGAGGATCTGGAGGGGCTGCCCTGCATCATCATTCTCACAGGGAAAGACCCACTTGGAGAAACCTTCCCCCG GTCTCTGAAATATACGGACTTGCGTCTGATAGACTCCAGCTACCTTACCCGTACCGCCCTGGAGCAGGAGGTGGGTCTTGCCTGCACCTATGTTTCTCTGGATGTGGTCCAGGAGTCCAAGACTTCTACGGCTCCTCGGGAATCAGATGGAGAGAAAACCACAGGCAGCCTGAATGACGGGGATGAGCTGGAGAGACCTCAGAGCAACGGCAGCGCTGCAACCAGAACATCTG GCTCACTGGCAGAGAATGGAGTCAGTTCATCTGACTTGGCCGATTCGTTCCAGAAGCCCTCCACTTCCACCTCCCAACCCGAAGGCCTCGTCACCTCAGATGTGGCCACACTAACCGAAGGATTCAAGCAAGAGTGTGACTCTCTGGGAAGCCAGCTCTCCTCCAACCCTCTGAAAGCCCCCAACGCCCCTCCATCCAATTACTCTagctcctcctcgtcctccccctccacctcttcctcttCCACACAGAGGCCCAGCCAGTCCACGCAGTGCGGACGAGCATCCAAGTGCTCCAGGGTGTCGCCGCGAACAGTCATCCTGTCACGGGCGGCGTACAACCTGCTGTCAGGGGAGTCGGGGAGTCAGCTGAGCTCCTTCTCACTTCTGCCTCACGCAGATGTGTCCTGGAGCAGTCCGCTGAGGCCGCTCATCACACACAACCTGCAGAGGGCAGACCAGAGCCTGTACTACCGCCAGTGGACTGTTGCCAGGCAGCATCACGCTGATTATGAAGCACCACCTGTGCCGCATCCACGACGCCTGCTCCTCAGCGGACCTCCACAA GTGGGAAAAACTGGTGCTTACCTGCAGTTTCTACGCATCCTGTTTCGTATGCTCATTAGACTGCTTGAGGTTGATGTTTATGATGACGAAGAAGATGAGGAGGCAG AAACTACAGATGCTACGACTCCAGCAAACACGCAGTGGCCCGACATTGAGGATATCCGAAAGCTGCCCTTTGACCCCAATCCCAGAGATCCTAAATTCAGGAAGGCCAGCCCGGTTTACTCTGATAAGATGCCAAAGTTATTTAAAG CAGAGTTTAAGAAAGAAGGAGAGAACCAAACACAAGGCAAGAGAGTGACCAAGTCAATACGTCTAAGCCGGTTTGCTGCCCATAATGCCTTTCACCACTGTGAGCAGTGTCATCAATACTGTGAGGCAGTTCCTACTACACAG CTGTCGGAGTGCTCCTTACACGCTTTTACCTTCTGCTCATCCATGCTGGGAGAGGAGGTCCAGCTCCAGTTTTTCATTCCTAAAGCCAAGGAGCAGCACTTTGTTTTCAGTCATCAGGGGAGCCATCTGGAAAGTTTACGACTGCCTCTCGTCTCCACAAAG GACCCTGATCTTTTGAAGAGTCCAATCTTCACCCCGACAACAGGACGCCAAGAGCATGGGCTGCTCAACCTCTTCCACACCATGGAGGGCGTCACTCATCTGCACATCCTGGTGGTCAAACAGTTTGAGATGCCGCACTACAGGAAGTACTGGCCCAATCACATCCTGCTCGTCCTTCCAGCAATGTTCAACAGTGCCGGAGTTG GTGCTGCTCGCTTCATGATCAAAGAGCTGTCATACCACAACCTAGAGCTGGAGAGGAACCGCCTGGAGGAGCAAGGTGTCAAGAGACAAGATGTATGGCCTTTCATTGTCATGATGGACGACTCGTGTGTGCTGTGGAGCACCTTCCAGCCGACAGATGGAAG tgAAACCTCAGATGGAAGCTCAGGCATCACCAATGTGTCTTTGAAAACAGTGCTGCAGCACATGGAGAACACACCCAAAATCTCCCTGTATGCTATCTGCGGTGTCCGCAAGTGGAGCAGCAGCCTGGCCCACAAGACTCCCCAACACTCCTTCGGTCGGTGTCACCTCCATGACCTTGTCCTCCTTAATGTGGACCTGACACAGAATGTTCAATATGACCTCAATCG GTACGATTGTGAGGAGGTGGACTTTAATCTGAGGGTGAACAGCAGCGGGTTGCTGATATGCCGctttaacaacattttcctGATGAAAAAACACATTCCAGTTGGGGGAAAGAAAGATTTTGTTGTCAAACCGAAGCTTGTG GAAATCGAAAACAAGGCTCCGATCAGCCCGTCTCAGTATGTCTGTGCCCCAGACAGCGAACAGACCCTATTAGACGCCCCGGCTCAGTTCCTGCTGGAAAACttcctgcagagctgcagccacAGACTGTTTCCGAAAGCTGTTCAGAACAGAAACAACCCAGTACTGTCCATCGATAGTTACCTCAACCTCAGCCCAGAG ATTTCTGTGTGCTACATCAACTCACGCCCACACTCCACCAATCTCAACCATCAGGGTCTGGTGTTCAGTGGCCTGCTACTTTACCTTTGTGACTCCTTTGTTGTTTCTGGACTCCTCAAGAACTTCCGCTTCCTGAAAG GCGCCACCCTCTGTGTGATCTGCCAGGACAGAAGTTCCCTGCGTCAGACCATCGTCCGGCTGGAGCTGGAGGACGAGTGGCAGTTTCGTTTGCGGGACGAGTTTCAGACGGCCAACTGTAGCGAGGATCGGCCCCTCTACTTCCTGACCGGCCGCCATGTTTGA